The sequence below is a genomic window from Desertifilum tharense IPPAS B-1220.
CTGAGTTTGGGCTTTATCCAGCGTCAGGGGGGTGATGTGGAGAAGTTTATGGAAATTCTCCGCGAAAGTGCCTTATATGCCCCCACGTTTGATAAAAAATTGCAACGAATGCTTGACAGGAACTACAGCAACCCGAATTTTCCCACCAAGCATTTACTCAAAGATACGCGTCTATTTTTGCAAGAAGCTGAAACCCTCCAGTTAAATATCAGCGCCTTAGAGGGCGTTCGAGAAATTCTAGAAAAAGCCCAACAACTGGGTTTAGCGGATGTAGACTATTCTGCTTTATTTGATGCCGTCTCTCCCCGCGAAGACAGCTAAGTGTATCGGTATTTACTTAATTAATGCTGTAAATTTTTATAAATCTGTGGGGAATTGAATTACGGTCTCGGAATTCTGTTAGGAGAGACTTCTTAGCCTGTAGTGCTTTCTCTTTTTCATGGATAATCTTGCTTTTATCAATCGCGTTCTTGAGTTAACCAACCAAGAACGCAGCCGTTTGGGGTTGTCGCCTTTGACACTCAGTCCTTTGTTATCGCAAGCCGCGCAAACCCACAGTCAAAATATGGCATTGCAGGACTTTTTTAGCCATACCGGACTGGATGGGTCGTCTCCGAGCGATCGCGCCCGTATAGTAGGTTATAGCAGTGGAACCGCTGAAAATATTGCTGCTGGCTATACCACTCCAGAAGCAGTCGTGACGGGTTGGATGAATAGCCCCGGACATCGCGAGAATATTCTCAACCCCAACTATCGCACCATCGGGGTAGGCTATCACTTCTTAGCCAACGATACCGGACAGGTGAACTGGAATCACTACTGGACGCAAATGTTCGGTTTTGCAGCCGATCCAATGCCTATGGTTAGCTTACAAAGCATGAATGCAATTCAGTATGGCACAGAAGAGAGCGATCGCCTCTTTGGTACCCCCGGAAACGATACCCTATTTGCCCTCGGCGGCGATGATACCGTCCAGGGGGGACTCGGTAACGATTATATTAATGGAATGCAAGGGCGCGATCGCCTTTCTGGGGAAGCCGGAAACGACACCGTTCG
It includes:
- a CDS encoding CAP domain-containing protein, whose product is MDNLAFINRVLELTNQERSRLGLSPLTLSPLLSQAAQTHSQNMALQDFFSHTGLDGSSPSDRARIVGYSSGTAENIAAGYTTPEAVVTGWMNSPGHRENILNPNYRTIGVGYHFLANDTGQVNWNHYWTQMFGFAADPMPMVSLQSMNAIQYGTEESDRLFGTPGNDTLFALGGDDTVQGGLGNDYINGMQGRDRLSGEAGNDTVRGGKGNDTIFGDDGNDWLYGDLDQDFVYGGNGDDILYGGKGNDWLEGGAGNDTLYGDLGSDTLIGGPGTDVYVLRVDLPDTIYYNDLEDYIGLTDGLTYGSLQITQGTGLNANDTLIRLAGNGTLLAILPGVSATSLDPGDFLLL